gttgttgggtgGCCTGTAGGGGCACTGGCTGGGGGCGCTGTCGTCCTGTCGATGGGTCTCAGGATGTTGTGGTCCAGTGTTGGTCGGTCTCTCCGGCACTTCCATTGAGCACATGTCGTTCTGGTAGTTCCAggcttccttctcctccatccacaTGCTGCTTCGTCCAATCACATGCTCTTCTGCCACTGGGGAGGGCGGGGCCTCGGCAGGGGGGCTGGCCTGTTCCTGGTTGTACATGAAGGTCTCCTGGTGAGCCCTGGTCACCTTGCCgatgacctcctcctccccgctgtCGGACGCGCTAGACGATGCCAAGCTTGGACTGGTATCCATGGCAACTGGAGGCTTGGGATCAGAGCTGGTCCCTGATTTGTtggactggggaggggaggccaGAGAGCAGGAGCTTGAGGGGGGACCTGTGTTTTCTGGGGTCGACTCCACTGGGAAGGCCAGGGCCTGGCTGACCAGGGGGAGGGACTGGTTGTCATGGAGCTGGCTGTTGAGTTGACTGTTGTTCATCATGTTGTTCATGGCACTCTGCATCTCCAGCAGCATGCGCTGCTTCTCTCGCTTGGGGATGCGGCCGAAACGCACAGCTGAGGAAAGAAaatagttttgtttttttgtcaaaACAGGCGTGCTTTAACGCTATATGGTCACGCTACTACAAAACACTATTGTTTTTGTGCCAATGAAGGAGGTGTTAAACGGGCCACTCACAGTCTCTGGACATCCCCACAATGAGACATTTCTTGAAGCGGCACTGCTGGCAACGGTTCCTGTTGATCCTCATGATGGGGCAGCTCTCGTTCTTAAGGCATTTCTTATACTGGATGTTCTGCTGGATACTCCTTCTGAAGAAGCCCTGGAggttgacacacaaacatcccagAGTTTAGGAGTCAATGGTCACTGACACACTTGAGGGGTCAAACATAAAAGGGGCTGAATGTCTtctgagggggcggggggtgacTGCGCATTGTTTTCACCAAGAATCTCTCGAACATTAAAGTAGGCCATGAGACTGCGGCGCCGGGTGATATAAATACATCCAGCTGAACCATTTTAAACAGTGTGGATATCATGCAGGTGACCCAGATCAAGTGCAAGTCCATGCCCTCCAACAGTATCTCtctaacacacgcacataaaTCACCCTCACCTTGCAGCCCTCGCAGGCATGGACCCCATAGTGGAAGCCTGAGGCAACGTCCCCACAGACCTTACACAACAACACCAGGCCGTTGATCTCTGCAAGGAACAGAAACCATAGGCAACATGACACACCTGCAGTCACCAAGCACTAATTCACGGAAGTTCACAAAAGGTAGGTAAACCACTCACTCGCAATGCCACATTTGACAGTGGAGGACGAGCGTCCTGCCTTCTGAGAAGGAGCGCGGGGTTGGCCTGCTGTCGTTAGGAGCGTGTTTGCCGGTTGGCCCTGGCGACGGCTCGGGGAGGAGGTACGAGGCGGAGAGGAGGACTGGTAGCTGCCATTGGAGCTGTCGCTGTGACAAGACTCTGGGCTTGAAGAAGAGCTCGTagagctgatgtaggctataaCGCCACCTGGTGGATAGCAAGAAGAAATACACAGGTGACTGGGTGATCGAAACGATACATTCTGTTATGCATTTTCGACAGCAACAGTAGTTACACTTTTGAAAAGGGAAGTTCATAGTATCTTAGTCTATTCAGCTCTGAGTTTCCTGAGCCTGTGAAAATAAAACCATTCAGCCCTGTTTTTTAACACAGGCTGACCtgatttctccctctccattctccctctccattctcaaTGCTTAGATAACACCTATTACATAACATGGTTTCAGAAGGGTGTGTTGTCTATTCTGTTACACAATAAAACTATTAAATATTCAAGAAACTACATTAACTTATTCAATAGTTAATGGAAGTAGCCCAGTTGTATGGGGGAGCAGAACCCAAAATAaatgatacaaaaataaatagatTGAAGCAATTTAGGCTATTATTTTCTCATTGAGGTTTTAAATAGTCACCTTATTTTGAAAATAAACATGGAATAAGATTTTAGATTTAAGAAAACAATATGGTGGGGTGCAATACATAAAGAAATGTAGCCAACTAAATCAGTTATGTGACCAAATTCAGAAACCGGCAAGATAACTGGTGCTGAAATGAAAAATATTGGGATATATTTGTAAATTCAAAATCACTGGATCTTAAAATCATACCAAATATTATATAGCTAAACTGAAAATAAATGATCTGGGAATGACGGCATCGTGTCTAAGCAACAAGTCAGAGAATTATTATATTCTCGTTTCAAAGATAGTTATGCAATTCAAATTACATAAGCCTTCAAGTGAAAACTATGCTTATGTTTTTGCAGGTGAAATGCCAAAATGTAGGCCTTAATTTTTTAGAACACGCCTCCACGTGGACCAGGCATGTTTCCTACAGTAACCGAGAGGAGAAAGTGGGTCAGCAGTCTTTGCTGCAAGAGCCTCACGTGTATGTGCAGCTGGTCAACACAGCAGCTAGCAGAGAAAGATTATGCAATACCAACGTCACATCGTTTCTCATCCAATCAGAAAAGACGCACATGGAACGTAAACACAGGTGCACATGGCTAGGCTACCCGGTCCATGTGAGAAGGACGCTGCAGTGCCGCTTGAGCCAAATAGTTCTACAATATCAACATCCTCTATGGCACTTGTAACCCAGTTTTAATTACATGTTACTAAAATTCCATAAACATTGGTTATACGATACACTAAAATTTTACTTGAATTGCCATCAGCAAATAAGGCCGTTAGACTGGTAGCCTAACCACACATGTAAAACTAAGCTGAGGGATAAAGACCTTACCAGCTTTTGTCGATTCCATGTCCTCTTGACAGAGACCCTCCGTTGCTACCTGAATTTGGATGccgtttttattattatttcagcAACTTGAGAAGTCGCTGGTTGGTTTTAGATTAGTAGGCTAACTAGCTGTCAAAACTGCCGTGTTTTCCTTTAACGTCGCGTAcagtaagctacaataacatcaAAGGCAACATCGAATCGATAAGTAGGCTATTGTACTATTCTATTAAGAAACTTTCAAGCAGTTACTCAGTAACCTAAGATAAGATGTTTACATCCAACCACAGAATGAATCTAATTTCGTCGAAAGAATCGAACCTGGCCCATTCCGTATTCGATGTTTACCATTCCAAAAACACAGTCTTAAATACTCGCTTGTACTACAACTGACTAGAGAGGCGCACTCGGCAACCATGTGACCCATTTCAGTGACTCCTCCTTCATACAGCCTACCACTAGTGTCACTGACACACTTTTACAATGTAAAGTTAATGAAGGTtgttatataaaaaataaaaaaaaacggccatTTATCAATAGTTAATGATAGcactttttttttggggggggggggggggtttaacgGTGATAATCACAAATCCAAAGCAAATTATAGGCAGACATCTTTTTTTACAGATTCCAACGTCTTTTAGACAGTAAGAAT
Above is a window of Osmerus mordax isolate fOsmMor3 chromosome 18, fOsmMor3.pri, whole genome shotgun sequence DNA encoding:
- the nr1d2b gene encoding nuclear receptor subfamily 1 group D member 2b isoform X2: MESTKAGGVIAYISSTSSSSSPESCHSDSSNGSYQSSSPPRTSSPSRRQGQPANTLLTTAGQPRAPSQKAGRSSSTVKCGIAKINGLVLLCKVCGDVASGFHYGVHACEGCKGFFRRSIQQNIQYKKCLKNESCPIMRINRNRCQQCRFKKCLIVGMSRDSVRFGRIPKREKQRMLLEMQSAMNNMMNNSQLNSQLHDNQSLPLVSQALAFPVESTPENTGPPSSSCSLASPPQSNKSGTSSDPKPPVAMDTSPSLASSSASDSGEEEVIGKVTRAHQETFMYNQEQASPPAEAPPSPVAEEHVIGRSSMWMEEKEAWNYQNDMCSMEVPERPTNTGPQHPETHRQDDSAPSQCPYRPPNNNNNNSTSGQHPARAFGCPRGHNAGEAAFHGGFTGPLWSGGNRMHLVCPMNMSPHVDPHKSGHGIWEEFSQSFTPAVREVVEFAKRIPGFRELSQHDQVSLLKAGTFETAQGSRTPTRWRLSRRH
- the nr1d2b gene encoding nuclear receptor subfamily 1 group D member 2b isoform X1, with protein sequence MESTKAGGVIAYISSTSSSSSPESCHSDSSNGSYQSSSPPRTSSPSRRQGQPANTLLTTAGQPRAPSQKAGRSSSTVKCGIAKINGLVLLCKVCGDVASGFHYGVHACEGCKGFFRRSIQQNIQYKKCLKNESCPIMRINRNRCQQCRFKKCLIVGMSRDSVRFGRIPKREKQRMLLEMQSAMNNMMNNSQLNSQLHDNQSLPLVSQALAFPVESTPENTGPPSSSCSLASPPQSNKSGTSSDPKPPVAMDTSPSLASSSASDSGEEEVIGKVTRAHQETFMYNQEQASPPAEAPPSPVAEEHVIGRSSMWMEEKEAWNYQNDMCSMEVPERPTNTGPQHPETHRQDDSAPSQCPYRPPNNNNNNSTSGQHPARAFGCPRGHNAGEAAFHGGFTGPLWSGGNRMHLVCPMNMSPHVDPHKSGHGIWEEFSQSFTPAVREVVEFAKRIPGFRELSQHDQVSLLKAGTFEVLVVRFASLFEVKDRTVTFLGGKKYSVEALRAMGAGDLQNSMFDFSEKLTGLGLNEEEMSLFTAVVLVSADRSGIENANSVEALQETLIRALRSLITKNHPNESAIFTKLLLKLPDLRSLNNMHSEQLLAFKVHP